Genomic DNA from Nitrospira sp.:
CCATTGTGTTGTACGAGGTATATAAAAAGATCAAACGCGAGCGTGGTGAGGAGACTGCGACCCTCTTTTCCGGACGCCTTCACTCGACGGAGGTGGTTCAACTTACGGAATCCATCGCCTATCTGGCCGCGGATGTCAGCCTTCGGCACGGTCTAGCGATGGCTGATGCGATTGTCTATGCGACGGCCCAGGACCAGAACGCGGATGTCGTGACGGGTGATGCAGATTTGAAGGATTTGCCGGGAGTGATCTATGTGAAGTAGACCTTCTCCGCCGCAAATGTTTGAGATGAATTCCGCCCTCAGAACGGTCAAAACGATTGTCCACCGAGGGCGCAGCTAACGAAGGAGCGAGGCGTACCCTTGCGGTACGTTGAGCGAGCTGAGAGACGCGAGAACAAGGGCGGCGGTAGGAAAGCATCTGCAGGCTGCTCAAAAAGCCGTCTGCCGAGGCCGCAGGCAAGGCAAAACCGGAGGCGTACCCTTAGGGGTACGTTGAGGATTTTGGTGAGCCGAGAACGAAGGTAGGCGGTTTTTTCAGCAGCCTGCCCTAGAAGAAGGCCATGCTGGCATACGTGACCGTCGAATTATACTGGTCCGTG
This window encodes:
- a CDS encoding type II toxin-antitoxin system VapC family toxin, whose amino-acid sequence is MKILLDSSGWIEFFTGGPLADRYAAYFSSRYEIITPTIVLYEVYKKIKRERGEETATLFSGRLHSTEVVQLTESIAYLAADVSLRHGLAMADAIVYATAQDQNADVVTGDADLKDLPGVIYVK